TTCGTCTTGCGGTGGGAGAAGCGGCGCCGACAGAGGGCAAACGCAACCCATTGGCCTTGCCGACGACGGCCAAAGCCGCGAAAGCGACTGACGCGAAGCAACCGCTCGCGCTCGACTTCGGCTCTACCTTCAGCGCCCCGCTGTCGTTCGATGCGTTTCGCGGCAAGCTGGCATGGAAGCGGTCCGTTGCTGCCGATGGCAGCGTCAACCTCCACGTGGATGCGTCGGACATGGAGGTTGGCAACGCTGACGCGCTCGCGAAGTTTGCTGGCAGCTGGGACAACGACAAACTGGGGCCGGGGGTATCAAACATCAGCGGAACGCTGGTTCGGGCCGATGCCACTTCCGTCCATCGCTATCTGCCCACCAGCGTCAGCGCCCATACGCGCGAATGGCTGCGACAGGCCATCGTCAAGGGCGACGCGAAGGACGCCAGGTTCATCGTCAAAGGCGCCTTGTGGCACTTTCCGTTTCACAACGACCAGCATGGTGTATTCGAGATCGACGCCCAGGTCGCAGGCGGCATCCTTGACTACGCCGATCGCTGGCCACGTGCCGAATCGATCAACACCCGCCTGCTGTTTCGCGGCAGCAGCCTGCATGCGCAGGTGGCTGGCGCCGTGATTGCGGGCGTGCCCGTCGCAGCCACCGAAGTCAAAATTACCGACATGAGCGGATCGCCCGCCGTGCTGGACATCAAGGGCGGCGCCGCTGGTCCCATGGACGCCTTCCTGCACTGGGTGGTGGCCAGCCCGGTCAATGGCTGGCTGGATGGCTTTCTGGCCAACGCCAAGGCGACCGGCAATGCGCGGCTTAGCCTGAGCATGAGCATGCCGCTCGACGACACCGAGAAAACGCAGCTCAACGGTGAACTCACTCTGGCGGGCAATCGTATTGACCTTGGTGGCGACATCCCGGTCCTTGACGGGGTCAACGGACGGTTGCGTTTCACCCAGGCGGAGGTGCGTGCCACTGATGTCGCCGCCGAGGCGCTTGGCGGACCGTTGCGGTTGTCGATCGGTACCGAGGCGGGACGCGTGAAGGCACACGCCAGTGGAACCGCCATGCTGGAACGTGTACGCGAGCGTTACGCCTATCCGCTCGTCGAACAACTTGCAGGCAGCGTGCAGTGGCAGCTTGACTTCACTCAACCTTCGAAGCCACTGGCCAACGCGCAGGCTGCAACGGCTGCCGCCGACGGTGGACTGCAGCTCACGGCAACCACGCTGCAGCCGCGCTGGCCGCTCGACAGCATCATGCAGGTGGGTACGACACCCCGGGACGTAACGGTGCCGATCAAGGCGGCCCTGGTGCGCACATCGCTTGAGCGCGGACGAGATCGCGTCACGGTAGACATCCCCGGACAATTGCATTCAATCCTCGAACGGTCGGCGCCGTCGGCCTCGGGTCTGCGTACGGTTGAACGGGCAACGCTGGACCTTGGCACCCAGCGCACTGCCTTGCCGGCCCGGGGCTACGCACTGCGCGGTGACCTTGCGCGCATTGACGCCGACGTGGCGATGGCATTGCTGACGACGGCATCGGCGACCGGAGGCAAGGCCGTTGGTGGCCTGACCAGCGAAAGCAGCAGCGCCGACTTTGTCAACATCAACCTTCGCGCCAGTGAGGCTGTGCTTTACGGCCATCGTTTCAACGACGTCTCGTTGCGGGCACAGCCATCAGGCCAGCGATGGCGGCTGGCGCTGCGCAGCAAGGAGGCGACCGGCGCGATCGCGCTCGACACTCATGCCGACACCGGTGCAGTGGATGCTGTGTCCATCCGGCTGCAGCGCCTGTCGTTCCCGGCGGCGGTGACACCCGCGCCCGGCAGCCCGCTGGCGCCGGCGACGGCCAACGCAGCTGCGCAGGGCTCAACCCGGTGGCCGAAACTCGAATTGGTTGCCGATGCTTTCGTCAGCGAAGGGCGTGACCTCGGCAAACTGGAAGTAAAGGCACAGCCAGCGCGTGATGAATGGCAGATCGAACAGGTCAAACTGTCGAGCAGCGATGGCAGTATCGAGGCGAAAGGGCGATGGCGTCCGGCAGCTCCAACCGCTGCCGTGCCGACCGCAGTCGGCGATACCGAAGTGGATGTTGCGCTGCGCTGGAACGATGCCGGCAAGTTCATGAACCGTTTCGGCCTGCCGAAGGGCGTCGAGCGCGGGTCCGGCACCTTGTCGGGCACGCTGCATTGGGCTGGGAGCCCGTCGCAGTTCAACTACGCCCGACTGGGTGGCAAATTCACGCTGGAGACTGCCGGTGGGCGATTCACCGAGATGGAGCCTGGCATCGCGAAGTTGCTGGGCGTGTTGTCGCTGCAATCACTGCCACGCCGACTAACCTTTAACTTTGATGACCTGTTCGGCAAGGGGTTTGCGTTCGACGAAGTGAAGGCCGAGGTTGCCATCGCCGATGGCGTTGCACGCACGGATGGCTTTGCGATCAACGGCCCGTCCGCTCGCGTGCAGATTCGCGGCAGTGCCGATATCAACCGCGAAACGCAGGACTTGCAGGTGCGCGTCTATCCCAGCCTGTCGACGGCGACGGCCATTGGTATCGGGCTGGTGACGGCAAACCCCGCCATCGGCGCAGCGGCGCTGCTGGGCCAGAAGCTGGCTCGCGACCCGATCGAGCGCATGCTGATGCAGGAGTTCGAAGTGAAGGGAACGTGGACCAATCCCGACGTCAAGCAGACGCGGGCTATCGCCAGTGGCACCACGCCATCGACCGCGACGCAGTGATTGCCGGCGTCGGAGTGATTGCAGAAATGACGCGAGCAAGTCTTACCGGCGCGCTGGCAGAAACAGCTCCGGCTCGACGCTGGTCCCGTTGAGGTAGACCGACCAGTGCAGATGCGGCCCGCTGGCGCGCCCGGTAGCGCCTGATCTCGCGACGGCCTGACCTTTGCGCACGCTATCGCCCACCCTTGCATCCCATTCGCTGAGATGGCAAAACAGGCTCAGCAGGCCATTGCCATGGTCGATGAACATCGTCTTGCCACAAAAGTAGTAGTCGCCGATGTCGAGGATTACGCCGTCGGCGGGCGCAAGGACGGCAGTTCCCGTCATCACCGCGACATCCAACCCGGCATGTGGTGCCCGCGGCTTGCCGTTCAGTACACGGGAGCCGCCAAAGCGCCCCGACAACCGACCCTTGGCAGGCTGCACGAAGGCGGCATCCGTCGCCGCTGTCTCGCGCCACTGCGAACGCACGACTTTCAGGTGCGCCGACTCGCGTTCGATGCGAGCCATGACATCGGCGGGCGGCTCGACCATTGCCTGGTCGCGCAAGGTGACATGCTGCACCGGGTAGCGCTTGGGTTTGACGGTGAATGTGATGGTCCTGGCCGCGCCGTCGGCACTCCGAACGTCGACTTGTTGCTCGCCGGGTTGGAGCGACAGCGGCAACCCGACGGCGGCAACCCACTGCGTGGCCTGCCTGCTGACCCACACCGGCACGCCGTCACGGCTCACCGCTGGCCTGGGTTCGGTGGCGTCGCCCACGTGCAGCAGCGCCACGCCGCCAGGTACGCGGGACTCGCGGGGCAGGGCGCCCGCGTGTCCAACGCCTGCGATGAGTGCGGCACCGGCGAGCACCGCTGACAGCTTCCACGTTGCCCTCGCGCTCCAGTCAATACAGGCGAACCTCATCTACTTGCTTCCTCGCAGCAACACCAGCACTGCACCGCTGCCACCGCCATTGGGCCGCGGTTCGCAATAGGCGAGCACCTCGTCCTTGTGTTGCAGCCAGCGACGCACCTTGTTACGCAGCACCGGGAGCTTCTGGTGACTCGACAGCCCTTTGCCGTGGATAATGCGCACGCAGCGCCAGCCGGCCAGCCGTGCCATACGCATGAATTCCATCAGCGCCTCATGTGCCTCGTCCTGATTGTGATGATGCAGGTCGATCTCGGCATTGATCGTCCATTCGCCGCGCCGCAGCTTGCGCAGCAGATCGGGGCTGACGCCGCCGCGCAGGTAACTCTGTTCGTCTTCAATGTCAGCGCCAATGTCCCAGCTCATCGGGCTCGGATGCATTGCCAACTGGCTGGCGGCCAACGCAGCCAGCTCGTCAGCCTCCCGATGCCGTGCGTGTGGCGCGGGTCGTACATGTCCGGCGTCGGCGCGTGGCGCCACGCGCAACGGCTCCACGTCCTGCACCGCCGCACGGAACGCAGCAAGATCATCGGCTGTGGGTGGCGTGAACTCCCGCCAGGGACGGAAGAAGTCGGCGAAACGCTCTATCGGCACATCCGGCACTGACTTCTCCGCTGCGGACTGTTCCGACATCAGTTCAGAGCGCTCAGCTGAACGCCGCTCCTTGCGGGCGGCCTTGCGTTCCTGCTTCAGCAGGGTGCCGAGGTCGGCGAGATCGTGCGCAGACGCCATTGCCGACTCCGTCTGACCACCCGGCGACCACTAGCCGTGCAATGCTTCGAGATAAGCCTGCGCGTCGAGCGCTGCCATGCAGCCGGTCCCGGCACTGGTCACCGCCTGGCGGTAGACGTGATCTGCTACGTCGCCGGCCGCAAACACGCCGGGGATGTTGGTGGACGTCGCGTTGCCGTCGGTGCCGGTCTTGACCTTGATGAAGCCGCCCGCCATGTCGAGCTGGCCTTCGAAGATGCCGCTGTTCGGCGTGTGGCCGATGGCGATGAACAGCCCTGGCGCCTTTACTTCCTGAGTGCTGCCGTCTTTCATGCTCTTTAGCCGTACACCGGTGACCCCCGAGTTGTCGCCCAGCACTTCATCGACGAAGTGATCCCAGATCACGCGCATGTTGCCGCCTTCCCTGGTCTTGGCCATCAGACGATCAATCAGGATTGCCTCCGCCTTGAACTTGTTGCGGCGGTGCACGACAGTAACGCTCTTTGCGATGTTGGAGAGGTACAGCGCCTCTTCGACGGCGGTGTTGCCACCGCCGACAACGACCACATCCTGACCCTTGTAGAAGAAGCCGTCGCAGGTGGCGCAGGCCGACACGCCCTTGCCGTGGAATTTCTCTTCGCTGGGCAGACCCAGATATTTGGCCGAGGCGCCGGTGGCCACGATCAGTGCGTCACAGGTGTACTCGCCGGCGTCGCCAACCAGTCGCTTGGGGGTTTCGTTCAGATGCGTCGTGTGGATGTGGTCGAAGATGATTTCAGTGCCGAAACGTTCGGCATGCTTCAGGAAGCGCTCCATCAGCTCCGGACCCTGTACGCCATCAGCGTCGGCAGGCCAGTTGTCCACCTCGGTGGTGATGGTGAGCTGGCCGCCCTGTTGCAGACCGGTCAGCAGTACCGGTTTCAGATTGGCGCGTGCTGCGTAGACGGCGGCCGTGTAGCCGGCCGGGCCGGAGCCGAGAATGAGAAGAGGGCAGTGACGGGCGGTTGCCATGGTGATCTCTTGGAGGAAAGATTGTTGTCGTTATGGGTTGCGTCGTGCGGAGAATGCAGAAGTTGACAGAGGCTGGCGAGCATCAGCCCCCAGTCATGGCCACCATGCGGATCAGATGGGCCAACGAGGTCGCCTCCATCTTTTCCATGACACGGGCACGATGCGCCTCGACCGTTTTGATGCTGATGTCAAGGTCATAGGCAATGGTCTTGTTCATCTTTCCGGTGACCACGGCATCAAGCACCTGACGT
This is a stretch of genomic DNA from Casimicrobium huifangae. It encodes these proteins:
- a CDS encoding Smr/MutS family protein, with protein sequence MASAHDLADLGTLLKQERKAARKERRSAERSELMSEQSAAEKSVPDVPIERFADFFRPWREFTPPTADDLAAFRAAVQDVEPLRVAPRADAGHVRPAPHARHREADELAALAASQLAMHPSPMSWDIGADIEDEQSYLRGGVSPDLLRKLRRGEWTINAEIDLHHHNQDEAHEALMEFMRMARLAGWRCVRIIHGKGLSSHQKLPVLRNKVRRWLQHKDEVLAYCEPRPNGGGSGAVLVLLRGSK
- a CDS encoding YhdP family protein, which translates into the protein MQEKAGSAADSGAPRAEPEHPSPKCVPLWRRWTGHGIRLTFWSVLALTLLFAGAVAVTRFWLVPNADSFRPRVVEELTRLSGQRVVIGGFQAGWNGWSPELKMTRLQMLDARGRTLLQLPEVDTTISWRSLFFFEPRLSALTVRAPRVIVRRTAENALTVAGIDLDLSAQTEGDSGLIEWLLKQRLVQIAGGEVEWQDEWRKLPPLRLRNVNIRLQNDGRRHSVGMTAVPPTELAAPLDLRCEFTGTDLRKVSDWDGLAYLRADYANIGTLSRYFPLPVQISRGEGGMQVWFEFDDGKPVAVTTDMVVRNARLQLPSTASGAFSAESAPAAPGSALAGATTAAPPNAAMAPEPIDLHTLSGRLSWREKRISGSDPASAVTQQRWSVRDLVAVTTSGLHAPSSNGEVLVDYRGGQVTGGALRAPAIDVGAATPLLKTLPLPADVVTRWLSLQPTGHLRNIDLRWRDDGEQSRLGRFHAEGAIDLDGLSWRAQGSLPGVSGLSARFTGSTREGEVRLAVGEAAPTEGKRNPLALPTTAKAAKATDAKQPLALDFGSTFSAPLSFDAFRGKLAWKRSVAADGSVNLHVDASDMEVGNADALAKFAGSWDNDKLGPGVSNISGTLVRADATSVHRYLPTSVSAHTREWLRQAIVKGDAKDARFIVKGALWHFPFHNDQHGVFEIDAQVAGGILDYADRWPRAESINTRLLFRGSSLHAQVAGAVIAGVPVAATEVKITDMSGSPAVLDIKGGAAGPMDAFLHWVVASPVNGWLDGFLANAKATGNARLSLSMSMPLDDTEKTQLNGELTLAGNRIDLGGDIPVLDGVNGRLRFTQAEVRATDVAAEALGGPLRLSIGTEAGRVKAHASGTAMLERVRERYAYPLVEQLAGSVQWQLDFTQPSKPLANAQAATAAADGGLQLTATTLQPRWPLDSIMQVGTTPRDVTVPIKAALVRTSLERGRDRVTVDIPGQLHSILERSAPSASGLRTVERATLDLGTQRTALPARGYALRGDLARIDADVAMALLTTASATGGKAVGGLTSESSSADFVNINLRASEAVLYGHRFNDVSLRAQPSGQRWRLALRSKEATGAIALDTHADTGAVDAVSIRLQRLSFPAAVTPAPGSPLAPATANAAAQGSTRWPKLELVADAFVSEGRDLGKLEVKAQPARDEWQIEQVKLSSSDGSIEAKGRWRPAAPTAAVPTAVGDTEVDVALRWNDAGKFMNRFGLPKGVERGSGTLSGTLHWAGSPSQFNYARLGGKFTLETAGGRFTEMEPGIAKLLGVLSLQSLPRRLTFNFDDLFGKGFAFDEVKAEVAIADGVARTDGFAINGPSARVQIRGSADINRETQDLQVRVYPSLSTATAIGIGLVTANPAIGAAALLGQKLARDPIERMLMQEFEVKGTWTNPDVKQTRAIASGTTPSTATQ
- the trxB gene encoding thioredoxin-disulfide reductase, with translation MATARHCPLLILGSGPAGYTAAVYAARANLKPVLLTGLQQGGQLTITTEVDNWPADADGVQGPELMERFLKHAERFGTEIIFDHIHTTHLNETPKRLVGDAGEYTCDALIVATGASAKYLGLPSEEKFHGKGVSACATCDGFFYKGQDVVVVGGGNTAVEEALYLSNIAKSVTVVHRRNKFKAEAILIDRLMAKTREGGNMRVIWDHFVDEVLGDNSGVTGVRLKSMKDGSTQEVKAPGLFIAIGHTPNSGIFEGQLDMAGGFIKVKTGTDGNATSTNIPGVFAAGDVADHVYRQAVTSAGTGCMAALDAQAYLEALHG
- a CDS encoding peptidoglycan DD-metalloendopeptidase family protein — translated: MRFACIDWSARATWKLSAVLAGAALIAGVGHAGALPRESRVPGGVALLHVGDATEPRPAVSRDGVPVWVSRQATQWVAAVGLPLSLQPGEQQVDVRSADGAARTITFTVKPKRYPVQHVTLRDQAMVEPPADVMARIERESAHLKVVRSQWRETAATDAAFVQPAKGRLSGRFGGSRVLNGKPRAPHAGLDVAVMTGTAVLAPADGVILDIGDYYFCGKTMFIDHGNGLLSLFCHLSEWDARVGDSVRKGQAVARSGATGRASGPHLHWSVYLNGTSVEPELFLPARR